In Aegilops tauschii subsp. strangulata cultivar AL8/78 chromosome 3, Aet v6.0, whole genome shotgun sequence, one genomic interval encodes:
- the LOC109771875 gene encoding uncharacterized protein, with protein MLLEELLRCQIQEWHPAFRRHTVPTAIIPLPAAFLRYLAGRPAYPGPDGPEEGDQGPLPFVLPTLTSGRAPFPPLQGHFPDPVSLLDRDNTDPLFGSGSGSDDEGGLLPPAFPELEAAVDDAIAGLGGAALPKLNWSAPKDAVFMAADGTVRCTCFAEVAMLLRASDCVAHDLVSARPSCQDFVRAKPVRRNATEGSRETANGAGVLSDPGENCSEGGARGGGTNAPEEDAEQESSDDDETWVDDGFQYYLALRKWYPGLRPESEFRCFVRGRKLVGVSQRDPSAYYPSLPGWSAEVQPKIEDFFEEFIEPQFGSENYTFDVYVRADGRVKLIDFNPWGGYTLPLLFTWEELEEEQRGENELEFRVVMQQGAVRPGLMTAIPYDMLDWGDGSGWDVFLKKAGNELDRQMASLGVDS; from the coding sequence ATGCTGCTGGAGGAGCTTCTCCGCTGCCAGATCCAGGAGTGGCAcccggcgttccggcgccacacGGTCCCCACCGCCATCATCCCGCTCCCGGCCGCCTTCCTCCGCTACCTCGCCGGCCGGCCCGCCTACCCCGGCCCCGACGGCCCCGAAGAGGGCGATCAGGGGCCGCTCCCCTTCGTGCTCCCGACGCTCACCTccggccgcgcccccttcccgcCGCTCCAGGGCCACTTCCCGGACCCCGTCTCCCTCCTCGACCGCGACAACACCGACCCCCTCttcggctccggctccggctccgacGACGAGGGGGGCCTGCTCCCGCCCGCGTTCCCGGAGCTCGAGGCCGCGGTGGACGACGCCATCGCCGGCCTCGGCGGCGCCGCGCTCCCCAAGCTCAACTGGAGCGCGCCCAAGGACGCCGTCTTCATGGCCGCCGACGGCACCGTCCGCTGCACCTGCTTCGCCGAGGTCGCCATGCTGCTCCGCGCCTCCGACTGCGTCGCCCACGACCTCGTCTCCGCGCGCCCCTCCTGCCAGGACTTTGTGCGCGCCAAGCCTGTTCGACGGAATGCCACAGAGGGCAGTCGTGAGACCGCCAATGGTGCCGGTGTTCTGAGTGACCCCGGTGAGAACTGCAGCGAGGGAGGTGCCCGCGGCGGTGGGACTAATGCGCCGGAAGAGGATGCTGAACAAGAAAGCAGTGATGATGATGAGACTTGGGTGGACGACGGGTTCCAGTACTACCTCGCGCTCCGCAAGTGGTACCCAGGCCTCCGCCCCGAGTCAGAGTTCCGCTGCTTTGTTCGGGGGCGGAAGCTGGTCGGTGTGTCGCAGAGGGACCCGTCTGCCTACTACCCTTCGCTGCCTGGGTGGAGCGCTGAGGTGCAGCCCAAGATCGAGGATTTCTTCGAAGAATTCATCGAGCCACAGTTTGGTTCAGAGAATTACACATTTGATGTGTATGTGAGAGCCGATGGTCGGGTGAAGCTGATCGACTTCAATCCTTGGGGTGGCTATACTTTGCCACTGCTGTTCAcatgggaggagcttgaggaggaGCAGAGAGGGGAGAACGAACTGGAGTTTCGAGTGGTGATGCAGCAGGGTGCAGTGAGGCCAGGGTTAATGACAGCAATACCGTATGATATGCTGGATTGGGGGGATGGTAGTGGCTGGGATGTGTTTCTGAAGAAGGCTGGCAATGAGCTCGACAGACAGATGGCGTCATTAGGTGTGGATTCGTAG
- the LOC109771894 gene encoding UPF0481 protein At3g47200 isoform X1: MSENGTELAQVPPSVDATSSFSNNNGQRGGSDDARILQLSEIIVTEMRAAAVALPPAPLQIYRVPEAQLAADKGAYQPTFMPLGPYHRGDSDSATEEMRRNHERKPWNMAWAMEMAGGGRSVVEYMKAIASMESEARSCYDRDVTMGWDEFCRMLLLDGFQLITLLGFLGSNGEEAPPEPEETGGGPTPQTGVVTSFEHDLMMLENQIPFFVVRKLYALLHADAAGSGPIPIVKLAWGTISNIMGDLRAASNPPPAESFQHLVHLCHIYLKPSNLQEPLGPCGDYGGRFRRATECHEAGVRFRRLHNERVPLLDVSFLNGVLRMAHHKVDEKTNYILRNVLVYEQKYIREATSRDTGYVTAYVVFMSQLLGSPEDVALLSRRGVIEHHLGSDAEVCALFRGLAEGLVFDPSSEHYLNAVGVKLGAYCRSRLNRWGAWVLRHRLANPWLAVAWLFGATAVLGTIIQTVIALLQYAQR; this comes from the exons ATGTCGGAGAACGGAACTGAGCTTGCACAAGTACCACCCTCCGTGGATGCCACTTCATCTTTCTCGAATAACAACG GACAAAGGGGCGGCAGTGACGACGCCCGCATCCTCCAACTCTCGGAAATCATCGTCACCGAAATGCGTGCTGCCGCCGTAGCTCTCCCACCAGCACCACTGCAGATCTACCGTGTTCCGGAGGCACAGCTCGCCGCCGACAAGGGCGCGTACCAGCCGACGTTCATGCCCCTCGGACCATACCACCGTGGTGACTCCGACTCTGCCACGGAAGaaatgaggcgcaaccatgagcgcaagccatggaacATGGCCTGGGCCATGGAAATGGCAGGCGGTGGGCGGTCGGTGGTGGAGTACATGAAGGCCATCGCGTCCATGGAGTCCGAGGCCAGGAGCTGCTACGACCGCGACGTCACCATGGGATGGGACGAGTTCTGCAGGATGCTTTTGCTCGACGGGTTCCAGCTCATCACATTGCTCGGCTTTCTCGGCTCCAATGGCGAAGAGGCGCCACCAGAACCAGAAGAGACGGGCGGCGGCCCAACACCCCAAACAGGTGTTGTGACCAGTTTCGAACATGACTTGATGATGCTGGAGAATCAGATACCATTCTTCGTCGTCCGGAAGTTGTACGCCTTGCTTCATGCCGATGCCGCCGGAAGTGGCCCCATTCCCATTGTGAAGCTAGCCTGGGGAACCATCAGCAATATCATGGGTGACCTCCGGGCGGCCTCAAATCCTCCGCCGGCAGAGTCGTTCCAGCATTTGGTGCATCTGTGCCATATTTACCTCAAGCCAAGCAACCTCCAAGAGCCGCT AGGCCCATGCGGCGACTATGGAGGAAGATTCCGGCGTGCCACCGAGTGTCACGAAGCCGGCGTCAGGTTCAGGCGGCTTCACAATGAACGAGTCCCCTTGCTCGACGTGAGCTTTCTGAACGGGGTGCTGAGGATGGCTCACCACAAGGTCGACGAGAAGACCAACTACATCCTCCGCAACGTCCTCGTGTACGAGCAGAAGTACATCCGGGAGGCGACGAGCCGTGACACCGGCTACGTGACGGCGTACGTGGTGTTCATGTCGCAGCTCCTGGGCAGCCCCGAGGACGTGGCCCTGCTGTCGCGGCGCGGGGTCATCGAGCACCACCTGGGCAGCGACGCCGAGGTGTGCGCCCTGTTCCGTGGCCTGGCGGAGGGGCTCGTCTTCGACCCGTCCAGCGAGCACTACCTCAACGCGGTGGGGGTGAAGCTGGGGGCCTACTGCCGCTCCCGTCTCAACCGGTGGGGCGCCTGGGTCCTCAGGCACCGCCTTGCCAACCCCTGGCTCGCCGTCGCGTGGCTCTTCGGCGCCACGGCCGTGCTGGGCACCATCATTCAGACCGTCATTGCTCTCCTCCAATACGCCCAGCGCTAG
- the LOC109771894 gene encoding UPF0481 protein At3g47200 isoform X2, which translates to MPLHLSRITTHAGQRGGSDDARILQLSEIIVTEMRAAAVALPPAPLQIYRVPEAQLAADKGAYQPTFMPLGPYHRGDSDSATEEMRRNHERKPWNMAWAMEMAGGGRSVVEYMKAIASMESEARSCYDRDVTMGWDEFCRMLLLDGFQLITLLGFLGSNGEEAPPEPEETGGGPTPQTGVVTSFEHDLMMLENQIPFFVVRKLYALLHADAAGSGPIPIVKLAWGTISNIMGDLRAASNPPPAESFQHLVHLCHIYLKPSNLQEPLGPCGDYGGRFRRATECHEAGVRFRRLHNERVPLLDVSFLNGVLRMAHHKVDEKTNYILRNVLVYEQKYIREATSRDTGYVTAYVVFMSQLLGSPEDVALLSRRGVIEHHLGSDAEVCALFRGLAEGLVFDPSSEHYLNAVGVKLGAYCRSRLNRWGAWVLRHRLANPWLAVAWLFGATAVLGTIIQTVIALLQYAQR; encoded by the exons ATGCCACTTCATCTTTCTCGAATAACAACG CATGCAGGACAAAGGGGCGGCAGTGACGACGCCCGCATCCTCCAACTCTCGGAAATCATCGTCACCGAAATGCGTGCTGCCGCCGTAGCTCTCCCACCAGCACCACTGCAGATCTACCGTGTTCCGGAGGCACAGCTCGCCGCCGACAAGGGCGCGTACCAGCCGACGTTCATGCCCCTCGGACCATACCACCGTGGTGACTCCGACTCTGCCACGGAAGaaatgaggcgcaaccatgagcgcaagccatggaacATGGCCTGGGCCATGGAAATGGCAGGCGGTGGGCGGTCGGTGGTGGAGTACATGAAGGCCATCGCGTCCATGGAGTCCGAGGCCAGGAGCTGCTACGACCGCGACGTCACCATGGGATGGGACGAGTTCTGCAGGATGCTTTTGCTCGACGGGTTCCAGCTCATCACATTGCTCGGCTTTCTCGGCTCCAATGGCGAAGAGGCGCCACCAGAACCAGAAGAGACGGGCGGCGGCCCAACACCCCAAACAGGTGTTGTGACCAGTTTCGAACATGACTTGATGATGCTGGAGAATCAGATACCATTCTTCGTCGTCCGGAAGTTGTACGCCTTGCTTCATGCCGATGCCGCCGGAAGTGGCCCCATTCCCATTGTGAAGCTAGCCTGGGGAACCATCAGCAATATCATGGGTGACCTCCGGGCGGCCTCAAATCCTCCGCCGGCAGAGTCGTTCCAGCATTTGGTGCATCTGTGCCATATTTACCTCAAGCCAAGCAACCTCCAAGAGCCGCT AGGCCCATGCGGCGACTATGGAGGAAGATTCCGGCGTGCCACCGAGTGTCACGAAGCCGGCGTCAGGTTCAGGCGGCTTCACAATGAACGAGTCCCCTTGCTCGACGTGAGCTTTCTGAACGGGGTGCTGAGGATGGCTCACCACAAGGTCGACGAGAAGACCAACTACATCCTCCGCAACGTCCTCGTGTACGAGCAGAAGTACATCCGGGAGGCGACGAGCCGTGACACCGGCTACGTGACGGCGTACGTGGTGTTCATGTCGCAGCTCCTGGGCAGCCCCGAGGACGTGGCCCTGCTGTCGCGGCGCGGGGTCATCGAGCACCACCTGGGCAGCGACGCCGAGGTGTGCGCCCTGTTCCGTGGCCTGGCGGAGGGGCTCGTCTTCGACCCGTCCAGCGAGCACTACCTCAACGCGGTGGGGGTGAAGCTGGGGGCCTACTGCCGCTCCCGTCTCAACCGGTGGGGCGCCTGGGTCCTCAGGCACCGCCTTGCCAACCCCTGGCTCGCCGTCGCGTGGCTCTTCGGCGCCACGGCCGTGCTGGGCACCATCATTCAGACCGTCATTGCTCTCCTCCAATACGCCCAGCGCTAG